AGCGGCTATCGATTGTTTAAATCTCAATTGCTACAAAGACTGGCATTTATTCGCCGTGCCCAAGCTTTAGGATTGCACCTTAGCGAGGTGCAGCAGATCTTAACCGTTCATGATCAAGGAGAGTTGCCTTGTGGCGAGGTGAAGCAGCACTTAGAGGCAAAGTTGATAGAAGTCCGGCAGCAAATTGAGGCTTTAGAGACACTTGAGGTTGAGCTTAAGGGTATTCTATCGGCTTGGCAGGATCAACCCCATAGGGATCTGCTGGAGCAAACGATTTGTCCAAATCTTCAAGGGGTTACTGCATGGAAGTAGTGGTTTCGGGATTGGTGACGCTGCTAATTTTTGTATTTGGGGCGGCGATCGGCAGTTTTCTCAATGTCGTAATTTATCGGATTCCAGCAGGGCGATCGCTGCTGCACCCGCCGTCTCAGTGTCCTCAGTGTTCACATCAATTGCAGCCTTATGACAACGTGCCTGTATTGGGGTGGCTTTGGCTGAAAGGGCGTTGTCGATATTGCCAGACTTCGATTTCAATGCGCTATCCATTAGTAGAGTCGGCGACAGGATGCCTGTTTCTGTTGACATTTTGGGCAGCGTCTGAAGACTCAGCCGATTTTTTGTTGCCTGCTGTTGGCAAGTGGATCTTTTTTAGCTGGTTGTTGGCACTGGCGTTGATTGACTGGGACACTATGACCCTGCCAAATTCTCTGACTCAGTCTGGGTTAGTAGTGGGACTCGGGTTTCAAATGATTGTAGGTTGGGCAACTGCGGGTTGGGGCGGGGCGGCGAGTCATCTTTTAGGGGGCGTGTTGGGAGCCGTGGTAGGAATCTGGGTGTTTGATTTAATTACAATTTTGGGATCGATCGCCTTTGGACAAACGGCAATGGGCGGTGGCGATGCGAAGCTGGCGGCAATGATGGGAGCTTGGTTAGGTTGGAAGTTGCTCTTGCTAGCAGGGTTTTTGGCTTGTGCAATCGGGGCATTTGTGGGCGGTGGGGCGATCGCCATGGGGCTGCTGAGCCGTCGTCAACCGATGCCTTTTGGTCCTCTTTTAGCCCTGGCTGCAGTATTAGTAGCATTTTTTGGAGAAGCAATGCTGTCTACTTATGTGCATTTATTTTTTCCAACCATTTAGATCGGGAACTTTAGAGGCAAGGCTTTAGACTTTATAGAGGGGATTATCGTCTTCCACTTCTGATAAGATCTCTACCTCTGATAAAATCATTGATGAACGTTGTAACTTGGATCACCGTCAGAACCACTGACTATCGCTGGGAAGCCGAACTGATGCAGCAAATCCTCACTGCCCAAGGGATTCCTAATCGGGTGATTGCCCAAGGAAGCACAGCATATCCTGGCTGTGGGGTATCTGCTGCCTTACAGGTTCCTCTTCACGAACAATGGACGGCACTGCTGTTACTGAGTCCTGTTGAAGAGGGAGATACAAGTGTGTAATATCTGCCTCCATAACCCCCTTAAAAAATGTCTTTATTTGACTGGTTTGCCAACCGCAAGAAATCTGAACCCATGAACCAAGCTTCGCAAGAGCGCGAGATTGCGGATGGGTTGTGGAGCAAATGTCCAGAGTGCGCGGTGCTGACCTACACCAAAGATTTACGGACAAATCAGATGGTTTGTTTAGAGTGCGGCTACCATACCCGAGTGTTTAGTGATGAACGCATTCAACAGTTGATTGATGCGGGCACTTGGCAGCCCATGGATGAAGATATCCGCCCTGTCGATCCACTGAAGTTTCGAGATCGGAAGGCTTATGGCGATCGCCTGCGTGAAACCCAAGAAAAAACGGGGCTAACAGATGCCGTAAAAACAGGACTGGGACAACTAGAAGGTCTGCCCGTGGGCTTGGGGGTGATGGACTTTCGGTTTATGGGCGGCAGTATGGGTTCTGTGGTGGGTGAGAAGTTAACCCGCATGATTGAGCGATCGACGCGGGAACGGGTGCCTGTCATCATTGTTTGTGCATCAGGGGGGGCACGAATGCAGGAAGGAATGCTGAGCCTCATGCAAATGGCTAAAATTTCGGCAGCCTTGGAGCGGCATCGGGAAGAGCGTTTGCTGTATGTACCAGTCTTAACTCACCCGACGACAGGCGGTGTAACGGCAAGTTTTGCCATGCTGGGCGATGTGATTGTGGCGGAACCAAAGGCAACGATCGCTTTTGCAGGGCGGCGAGTCGTAGAACAAACGCTGCGGGAGAAATTACCTGATGATTTTCAAACCTCTGAGTATCTTCTCAGTCATGGGTTTGTTGATGTCATTGTGCCACGGACTCAGTTGAAGAAAACGCTGGCTCAACTCGTGCTTTTGCATCAGCCCCAAACTCATCCGCCTGCTCACTTACCCAAATTTATGCCGATCGCGTTGGAAAAGTCGGTGGTGGGCGATAGTCTGGCATGATCGAAGTTAGCGTAGGTCACAGTGGCTCCCCTAAAAGAAGTGCCTCCGATTTGCTTAAACTGCTGAACCAGCGAAAGCAGGGCTGTAATGCTGAACTGAATGTAGAGCATAGACAGGAAGCTCCAAAGTAGCCCCCACGGGTTTTGGGTAGTGAGATGGTTGATAGCAACCGCAGCAATGAGGAAGGCTAATCCGTAACGGGTAACTGCTCGTGCCGTGGTTAGGGCGATCGCGATCGGCTGACAATTCCAAAGGCTTGCTCCGGCTGCAATCAGACCAGAGGCGATCGCTCCAGCAATGGCAAATTTTGGGTTGTTTTGAGTCCAACTGCCCCAGTA
The Timaviella obliquedivisa GSE-PSE-MK23-08B genome window above contains:
- a CDS encoding pentapeptide repeat-containing protein, which encodes MSHHFSHKNLCNRSFKGQNLIGVNFSGSDLRGCDFSQAQLVGANFHNVKTGQTLKQVLPFIIVVIIVALLLFDVLSRLIFASLGATPEDAAWTYVLVLYGVLGIAGMGTVHKFKSLSVLFRMMSAAASSALLGFFYWGSWTQNNPKFAIAGAIASGLIAAGASLWNCQPIAIALTTARAVTRYGLAFLIAAVAINHLTTQNPWGLLWSFLSMLYIQFSITALLSLVQQFKQIGGTSFRGATVTYANFDHARLSPTTDFSNAIGINLGK
- a CDS encoding heavy metal-responsive transcriptional regulator, whose product is MSEDCRETLLKIGEAALKSGLSVKTIRYYDEIGLLNPMVERSKSGYRLFKSQLLQRLAFIRRAQALGLHLSEVQQILTVHDQGELPCGEVKQHLEAKLIEVRQQIEALETLEVELKGILSAWQDQPHRDLLEQTICPNLQGVTAWK
- the accD gene encoding acetyl-CoA carboxylase, carboxyltransferase subunit beta encodes the protein MSLFDWFANRKKSEPMNQASQEREIADGLWSKCPECAVLTYTKDLRTNQMVCLECGYHTRVFSDERIQQLIDAGTWQPMDEDIRPVDPLKFRDRKAYGDRLRETQEKTGLTDAVKTGLGQLEGLPVGLGVMDFRFMGGSMGSVVGEKLTRMIERSTRERVPVIIVCASGGARMQEGMLSLMQMAKISAALERHREERLLYVPVLTHPTTGGVTASFAMLGDVIVAEPKATIAFAGRRVVEQTLREKLPDDFQTSEYLLSHGFVDVIVPRTQLKKTLAQLVLLHQPQTHPPAHLPKFMPIALEKSVVGDSLA
- a CDS encoding prepilin peptidase, translating into MEVVVSGLVTLLIFVFGAAIGSFLNVVIYRIPAGRSLLHPPSQCPQCSHQLQPYDNVPVLGWLWLKGRCRYCQTSISMRYPLVESATGCLFLLTFWAASEDSADFLLPAVGKWIFFSWLLALALIDWDTMTLPNSLTQSGLVVGLGFQMIVGWATAGWGGAASHLLGGVLGAVVGIWVFDLITILGSIAFGQTAMGGGDAKLAAMMGAWLGWKLLLLAGFLACAIGAFVGGGAIAMGLLSRRQPMPFGPLLALAAVLVAFFGEAMLSTYVHLFFPTI